The Paenibacillus macerans genome includes a window with the following:
- a CDS encoding RICIN domain-containing protein, translating into MLKLGKPLYLFLLFTLILSFFPAAAPSASAATDWKLVWSDEFNGSSLNTANWTAEIGTGSGGWGNNELQYYTNRPQNLQVTGGNLVITAQKESYGGMNYTSARIKTQGLQNFTYGKVEARIKLPSGQGLWPAFWMLGSNISTVGWPYCGEIDIMERVNHNPFVNGTVHWDAGGHADYGRTSGNLDFSQYHTYSIEWDSKYIRWFVDGNQFNEFYIENGTGNTEEFQKPFFILLNLAVGGNWPGSPDGSTPFPSQMLVDYVRVYQASNSSSNIESGAVYTLTSKASGKVLDVTDVSMADGAKMQQWTNYTATNQRFKVEHMGSGYYKLTAMHSGKVLDVPSSSTASGVQLQQWNDNGTDAQRWKIVDVGGGYYKLVSKVSGLVMDVSSASTADGAAVQQYTDNGTDAQKWLFTKVN; encoded by the coding sequence ATGTTGAAGCTTGGTAAACCTCTCTACCTGTTTCTGCTGTTCACTCTCATCTTGTCTTTCTTCCCCGCCGCAGCTCCCAGCGCTTCCGCCGCAACCGATTGGAAACTCGTTTGGAGCGACGAATTTAACGGCTCCTCGCTGAATACGGCCAACTGGACCGCCGAAATCGGTACCGGCAGCGGAGGCTGGGGAAATAATGAGCTGCAGTATTACACCAACCGGCCGCAGAACCTGCAGGTGACGGGCGGCAATCTGGTTATCACGGCACAGAAAGAATCCTATGGCGGCATGAATTACACTTCGGCCCGCATCAAAACCCAAGGGCTGCAAAACTTTACTTACGGCAAAGTGGAAGCCAGAATCAAACTTCCCTCCGGACAAGGGCTGTGGCCGGCATTTTGGATGCTGGGTTCCAACATTTCCACGGTCGGCTGGCCTTATTGCGGGGAAATCGATATTATGGAACGGGTTAACCACAATCCGTTCGTAAACGGCACCGTACATTGGGATGCGGGCGGGCATGCGGATTACGGGCGGACATCCGGGAACCTGGACTTTTCCCAATATCATACGTACAGCATCGAGTGGGACTCCAAATACATTCGCTGGTTCGTGGACGGCAATCAATTCAATGAATTTTATATCGAAAATGGGACCGGGAACACCGAGGAATTCCAAAAGCCGTTTTTCATTCTGCTGAATCTTGCGGTCGGCGGCAATTGGCCCGGAAGTCCGGACGGCTCGACGCCATTCCCGTCGCAAATGCTGGTCGACTACGTTCGGGTATATCAAGCCTCGAACAGTTCATCCAACATTGAAAGCGGCGCCGTTTATACTTTGACCTCTAAAGCCAGCGGCAAAGTGCTGGACGTGACGGACGTCTCCATGGCGGACGGGGCCAAAATGCAGCAGTGGACCAATTACACCGCAACCAACCAGCGCTTCAAGGTGGAGCATATGGGCAGCGGTTACTATAAGCTGACGGCGATGCACAGCGGCAAGGTGCTGGATGTGCCGAGCTCAAGCACGGCCAGCGGCGTGCAACTGCAGCAGTGGAACGATAACGGAACCGATGCCCAGCGGTGGAAAATTGTCGATGTAGGCGGAGGCTACTATAAGCTGGTCTCCAAAGTCAGCGGCCTGGTCATGGACGTGTCCAGCGCCTCTACGGCGGACGGCGCGGCGGTTCAGCAATACACCGACAACGGAACGGATGCGCAGAAATGGTTGTTTACGAAAGTGAACTAA
- a CDS encoding YcdB/YcdC domain-containing protein produces MGIDFNQLRQIAQTIAAVPPHYRLEMEDSVPQEEERERCFIWEDPGDEEQQIEVSLDIATGVLTRFSINGPEGDNGAETASLLADEDKLKLAKKAADAFVAEYHPEPGKLTFCETMKRRIPYTFAYRQEALGLPLPETGCELTVDHRFNVTRYRLEGRLDKTIPIPGRPEAIAPEAQVLEDHKQRLRMNPIILNLHPSIYEIKGSESEYLLVYEPEPDHALIDAATGRDLFGPDHYVLPPSRPLSSSENIMQAPPLSEESWEQRLGIDMNRYVLEKCSDDEERITRIYQLKTQEEEEVERDPLSAEGYMERKWGDKLRFFRKASIMVQVEKSTGRLVGYHHTGCGEEGSPALNRAECWEVAERFLRMVFPDYTKYLQLQMDAEDEREEERSREFFYLPVYIGGIPLHLERVTISVCTATKAVCMYMGTSYEMIEALASRQFHPAITPEQAFGLYAGQLKLRLKWFLDRDQETPEYRLVYQSDPTAANRRGEKRRLAFIDAVTGEFILRRE; encoded by the coding sequence ATGGGCATTGATTTCAATCAACTTCGCCAAATCGCGCAAACCATTGCCGCAGTCCCCCCGCATTACCGGCTGGAGATGGAGGACAGTGTTCCCCAGGAGGAAGAGCGGGAACGATGTTTTATTTGGGAGGATCCCGGCGATGAGGAGCAGCAAATTGAAGTCTCCCTGGATATCGCCACGGGAGTTCTTACCCGGTTTAGCATAAACGGGCCGGAGGGGGATAACGGGGCGGAAACCGCAAGCCTTTTGGCGGATGAAGATAAGCTTAAGCTGGCGAAAAAGGCCGCGGATGCCTTTGTAGCCGAATATCATCCCGAGCCTGGCAAACTGACCTTCTGCGAAACGATGAAAAGACGAATTCCGTATACGTTCGCCTATCGCCAGGAAGCTTTGGGCTTGCCGCTCCCGGAAACGGGGTGCGAGCTGACGGTGGATCACCGCTTCAACGTTACCCGTTATCGGCTGGAAGGACGGTTGGACAAGACGATTCCTATACCGGGCCGGCCCGAGGCGATCGCGCCTGAAGCGCAAGTTTTAGAGGACCACAAGCAACGTCTGCGGATGAACCCCATTATTTTAAACCTGCATCCTTCCATCTATGAAATAAAAGGCAGCGAATCCGAATACCTCCTTGTTTATGAGCCTGAGCCGGACCATGCCCTGATCGACGCGGCCACCGGCCGCGACCTGTTCGGACCTGATCATTATGTTTTGCCGCCGAGCCGCCCGCTATCTTCGAGTGAGAACATAATGCAAGCGCCGCCTCTTTCGGAAGAGTCCTGGGAGCAGCGGCTGGGTATCGATATGAACCGGTATGTCCTGGAAAAATGTTCGGACGATGAGGAAAGAATCACACGGATCTATCAACTTAAGACGCAAGAGGAAGAGGAGGTTGAACGGGATCCCCTGTCGGCGGAAGGTTATATGGAGCGAAAATGGGGGGACAAGCTGCGCTTTTTCCGCAAAGCTTCGATTATGGTGCAGGTGGAAAAATCGACGGGACGGCTGGTTGGTTATCACCATACGGGCTGTGGCGAGGAAGGGAGTCCCGCGCTAAACCGGGCCGAGTGCTGGGAAGTGGCGGAACGGTTTTTGCGGATGGTTTTCCCGGATTATACGAAGTATCTCCAACTGCAAATGGATGCCGAGGACGAGAGGGAAGAGGAGCGGTCCAGGGAATTTTTTTACCTGCCGGTTTATATCGGCGGCATCCCCCTTCATCTCGAACGGGTAACGATCAGCGTGTGCACTGCTACCAAAGCCGTATGCATGTATATGGGGACTTCTTATGAAATGATCGAGGCTCTCGCTTCAAGGCAATTCCATCCGGCGATTACGCCCGAACAGGCCTTCGGGTTATATGCCGGGCAGCTGAAACTTCGTCTAAAGTGGTTTCTGGATCGTGATCAGGAGACGCCGGAATACCGGCTCGTGTATCAATCCGATCCTACGGCGGCGAACCGCCGTGGGGAAAAGCGGCGCCTCGCTTTTATCGACGCGGTGACCGGGGAGTTCATTTTGCGGAGGGAATAG
- a CDS encoding GNAT family N-acetyltransferase — protein MKYFKKMEADRLYLSPVNPEDIETYTKWINNLSLSLKIGSPAEVFSLPREQSVLENMAREGQNFAVVLKNNDELIGNCSLFAIDQVRRVAELGIFIGEDRQRGMGYGAEAIKLLCEYGFKILNLNNIMLRVFEFNEPAIKCYEKAGFRLFGRRSQSYLVNGKAYDELYMEILRDGMTSRYLDAVLP, from the coding sequence ATGAAGTATTTCAAAAAAATGGAAGCGGACAGGCTGTATTTGTCCCCGGTGAATCCGGAGGATATCGAAACATACACGAAGTGGATCAATAACTTATCTTTGTCTTTGAAAATAGGTTCTCCCGCTGAAGTGTTCAGTTTGCCGCGGGAACAAAGCGTGCTCGAAAATATGGCCCGGGAAGGGCAAAATTTTGCGGTTGTGTTGAAAAATAATGACGAACTGATCGGGAATTGCTCCTTGTTTGCCATCGATCAGGTTCGCAGAGTCGCGGAGCTTGGAATTTTTATCGGCGAAGATCGGCAGAGAGGTATGGGCTACGGGGCGGAAGCCATCAAGCTGTTGTGCGAATACGGCTTTAAAATACTAAACTTAAACAACATCATGCTTCGGGTTTTCGAGTTTAACGAGCCGGCCATCAAGTGTTACGAAAAAGCCGGGTTCCGCCTCTTTGGCAGAAGAAGCCAGAGCTATCTCGTTAACGGAAAAGCTTACGACGAATTATATATGGAAATTTTGCGAGATGGGATGACCTCCCGTTATCTGGACGCTGTGCTGCCATAA
- a CDS encoding GNAT family N-acetyltransferase — MPNLPSGALIQQIVSSENDYMYDRMLAIQRRPGNPEGVELRRFGNALCIYSRTMPWPSFNTVKGLTAADVEFIDPILEFYQSRGRAPQFELVPSLVDQNILARLAERGFFQSGFHTSLYLSELQTPHIDEMDGITVKELQEDEFMTYAMIHCRGTGLSDDGIPYVAENNKALYGRPGWNFYLAYVKEEPAAAGVMYIKDGIASFTFAASLPQFRNRGLQQRLLHRRIAEASRQGCKLAVGQCAFLSQSHRNMERAGMKIGYVRTNWIAR, encoded by the coding sequence ATGCCCAATTTGCCGTCGGGAGCTTTAATCCAACAAATCGTTTCATCTGAAAACGACTATATGTATGATCGCATGTTGGCCATTCAACGCAGGCCGGGCAATCCGGAAGGAGTTGAACTCCGCCGGTTCGGCAACGCCTTGTGCATTTACAGCCGGACCATGCCCTGGCCTTCTTTTAATACCGTAAAAGGATTAACCGCTGCGGACGTGGAATTCATCGACCCGATCCTCGAGTTTTACCAATCGAGAGGACGAGCCCCCCAATTCGAACTCGTCCCGTCGCTTGTGGATCAGAATATACTTGCCCGTTTGGCCGAACGCGGATTTTTTCAATCGGGATTTCACACCTCTTTATACCTCTCAGAGCTCCAAACTCCCCATATCGACGAGATGGATGGAATCACCGTTAAAGAACTTCAGGAAGACGAGTTTATGACTTATGCCATGATTCATTGCCGGGGAACGGGGTTGTCGGACGATGGCATTCCGTATGTCGCCGAAAATAACAAGGCGCTTTATGGCAGGCCCGGCTGGAATTTTTATTTGGCCTATGTGAAGGAGGAGCCTGCCGCCGCCGGCGTAATGTATATCAAGGACGGCATAGCATCGTTCACTTTTGCGGCCTCTTTGCCGCAATTCCGGAATCGTGGCTTACAGCAAAGGCTGTTGCATCGGCGGATCGCGGAGGCATCCCGCCAGGGCTGCAAGCTGGCCGTCGGCCAGTGCGCTTTTTTATCGCAAAGCCACAGAAACATGGAGCGGGCCGGCATGAAAATCGGCTACGTCAGAACGAACTGGATCGCACGATAA
- a CDS encoding SecY-interacting protein Syd translates to MLKETLQHFLQQHYPGAYQVNTEEVDFSAAERELGFTLHPELQEYYGSFYFEELEGVIDASQVPSTDQWGNWFEFNKESKLHIALQGLDPSQTINEQLMNNYTVWTGGNDFGQRIWIGSIYANIGEILLVFNNQTGAVEWIDTEYGNFGDLQQDPNGVLTPSITELIQALKAIKL, encoded by the coding sequence ATGCTTAAAGAGACACTTCAACACTTTCTACAACAACATTATCCAGGTGCCTATCAAGTAAATACGGAAGAAGTTGATTTTTCGGCGGCCGAGCGGGAGCTTGGGTTTACGCTTCATCCGGAACTGCAAGAATATTACGGGAGTTTTTATTTTGAGGAGTTGGAAGGGGTTATCGATGCGTCCCAGGTGCCGTCCACGGATCAATGGGGAAACTGGTTTGAATTCAATAAAGAATCTAAGCTCCATATCGCGCTTCAAGGTTTGGACCCAAGCCAGACCATCAATGAACAGCTCATGAATAACTACACCGTATGGACCGGCGGAAATGACTTTGGGCAGCGGATCTGGATCGGTTCCATCTATGCGAATATCGGCGAAATTTTGCTGGTTTTTAACAATCAAACGGGAGCGGTTGAATGGATTGATACGGAATATGGAAACTTTGGCGATTTGCAGCAGGATCCCAATGGCGTGCTGACCCCTTCCATTACCGAATTAATACAAGCGTTAAAAGCCATAAAGCTGTAG
- a CDS encoding Ig-like domain-containing protein, producing MLAHRLKRNGGVSCWLFRLCIALLSAALLPLWPLASLPAASAESSLTIDTPADGEDVDVGTITVSGRYSEAYAIKLIVGGTEQLDTRMEGESGAESGTWSAELDTSRYDGEITLVAKGTNSTTRYGVTSAPAVITVNNPDAVKPVVTIISPRDGEKVKGSGTTVQVFVASPNPLTKVEVRINGGAWKRAGKSGKVYKYNWNTKGLGNKTSSIEARAVDSRGNIGRSLTVYASTGSGTHEDITLAKQDRAMWIWEKAAYNLFLNPGSRTALKAFADDTSTFDSDPITTFYVGVFPYGGVDILEEYPEKVRDFVRWAHDNGYQVHACIAGGTTPPYLGALTPYHEHAIREMEKVINYNISAAPDERFDGVNVDIEPYILPEFGAEKPSVQRQYLDVLQKMIDRRDTAGIDLPFGPAIPRWFDSSASSSDITWNGETKWLSEHVQDISDYISIMDYRDTADGSAGIIAQAQGELAYANAIGKPNSVVVGVETLDIANSGDPETITFREEGRTYMEAELDKVYAAFNGNPAFAGIAMHHYDSIRWLPSVWGPDGHLWRVKPEDTSPPSALSGDPEAAAFDYQSINLSYGRATDDSDIEHYLIYRSTEPDFTADESSLAGSSRNLTYVDSGLLPDTTYYYKVAAMDISGNVGPATSATSSATASTYLRPMIIGDMDVVFNGTRAEVSLHIVDLETGDGVTAAVYGRFTQSGGRYIEMRTDADGLATGSSEALTFPSGEAGFWPQRIVAPGYYWASAYDERRNATASWSKTAFSTTPDPQ from the coding sequence ATGTTAGCTCATCGTTTGAAGCGGAATGGCGGCGTTTCCTGTTGGTTGTTTAGGCTCTGCATCGCGCTACTGTCCGCGGCATTGCTTCCCCTGTGGCCCCTGGCTTCGCTTCCCGCCGCATCGGCCGAGTCCTCCTTGACCATCGACACGCCTGCGGACGGCGAGGATGTGGACGTCGGGACGATCACCGTATCCGGCCGTTATAGCGAAGCTTACGCCATCAAACTGATCGTAGGCGGCACCGAGCAGCTCGATACCCGGATGGAAGGGGAAAGCGGCGCGGAATCGGGCACATGGTCTGCCGAACTGGACACAAGCCGGTATGACGGGGAGATCACTCTGGTCGCCAAAGGAACGAACAGCACTACCCGTTATGGCGTGACCAGCGCCCCCGCCGTCATCACCGTAAACAATCCGGACGCGGTGAAGCCGGTCGTGACCATCATCAGCCCGCGCGACGGGGAGAAGGTCAAAGGTTCCGGCACGACGGTTCAAGTCTTTGTTGCCTCCCCAAACCCGTTGACGAAAGTGGAGGTGAGAATTAACGGAGGTGCGTGGAAACGGGCGGGGAAATCCGGAAAAGTATACAAGTACAACTGGAACACAAAAGGCCTCGGCAACAAAACCTCCAGCATTGAGGCCAGGGCCGTTGATTCGCGGGGGAACATCGGCCGCAGCTTAACCGTCTATGCTTCCACCGGCAGCGGAACCCACGAGGATATTACGCTTGCAAAACAGGATCGGGCCATGTGGATTTGGGAAAAAGCGGCCTACAACCTGTTCCTTAACCCGGGTTCGCGGACCGCGCTAAAAGCGTTTGCCGACGACACCTCCACCTTCGATTCGGATCCGATCACCACTTTTTATGTCGGCGTGTTCCCCTATGGCGGGGTAGACATCCTGGAGGAATATCCGGAAAAAGTCCGCGATTTCGTGCGGTGGGCGCACGACAACGGGTACCAGGTTCATGCCTGCATCGCCGGCGGTACGACTCCTCCATATTTGGGAGCGCTTACACCATATCACGAGCATGCGATCCGCGAGATGGAAAAAGTGATCAACTACAACATCTCCGCCGCGCCGGACGAACGCTTTGACGGCGTCAACGTGGATATTGAACCTTATATCCTGCCCGAATTCGGAGCCGAAAAGCCCTCCGTTCAGCGGCAATATCTGGATGTCCTGCAAAAAATGATCGACCGCCGGGACACCGCCGGCATCGATTTGCCCTTCGGGCCGGCCATCCCGCGCTGGTTCGACAGCAGCGCGAGCTCCAGCGATATTACGTGGAACGGCGAAACGAAATGGCTGTCCGAGCATGTCCAGGACATCAGCGACTATATTTCGATCATGGATTACCGCGATACCGCGGACGGCAGCGCCGGCATCATCGCCCAGGCGCAAGGCGAACTGGCCTACGCCAACGCGATCGGCAAGCCGAATTCCGTCGTGGTCGGCGTGGAAACGCTCGATATCGCAAACAGCGGCGATCCTGAAACGATCACCTTCCGCGAAGAGGGACGGACTTACATGGAAGCGGAGCTCGACAAAGTGTACGCGGCGTTCAACGGCAATCCCGCGTTTGCGGGGATCGCCATGCACCACTACGATTCCATCCGCTGGCTGCCTTCCGTCTGGGGACCGGACGGCCACTTGTGGCGCGTCAAGCCGGAGGATACCTCGCCCCCGTCCGCGTTGAGCGGAGATCCGGAGGCGGCGGCGTTCGATTATCAAAGCATCAATTTAAGCTATGGCCGGGCCACGGACGACTCCGACATTGAGCATTATTTGATATACCGCAGCACGGAGCCGGATTTTACCGCGGATGAAAGCAGTCTCGCCGGAAGCTCGCGGAATTTGACCTACGTGGATTCGGGCCTGCTGCCGGATACGACCTATTACTACAAAGTTGCGGCCATGGATATCAGCGGAAATGTCGGTCCTGCCACCTCCGCAACCTCAAGCGCGACGGCATCCACGTATTTGCGGCCGATGATCATCGGCGATATGGATGTGGTCTTTAACGGAACGCGCGCCGAGGTGTCGCTGCACATCGTCGACCTGGAAACCGGCGATGGCGTGACCGCCGCCGTATACGGCCGGTTTACGCAAAGCGGAGGCCGATACATCGAAATGCGGACCGACGCGGACGGTTTGGCCACCGGAAGCTCCGAGGCGTTGACCTTTCCTTCCGGCGAAGCCGGTTTCTGGCCGCAGCGGATCGTGGCCCCCGGCTACTATTGGGCGTCCGCCTACGATGAGCGGCGTAACGCGACCGCCTCGTGGTCCAAGACGGCTTTCAGTACAACGCCTGATCCGCAATAA
- a CDS encoding DUF3139 domain-containing protein — protein sequence MIPIRKKFKTGLAVLLIMLVATPFVYVQANKIIYAQRVTHYLLEEQHYAKSDIKSVKGVWGIKLPAFYAVVTFKDEPYVEYVYFAHNEVLQFNYRLTKEGQEKGITKTDLKHYVPYD from the coding sequence ATGATTCCTATCAGAAAAAAGTTTAAAACGGGGTTGGCCGTCCTTTTGATTATGCTCGTCGCAACGCCTTTTGTGTATGTTCAGGCCAACAAAATCATCTATGCCCAAAGAGTAACCCATTATCTCCTGGAAGAACAACATTATGCAAAGTCGGATATCAAGTCGGTTAAAGGCGTATGGGGGATCAAATTGCCGGCTTTTTACGCGGTAGTGACCTTTAAGGATGAGCCTTACGTCGAATATGTTTATTTTGCGCACAATGAGGTGCTGCAGTTCAACTACAGACTGACCAAAGAAGGGCAAGAGAAGGGGATTACCAAAACCGATTTAAAGCATTACGTGCCTTATGATTGA
- a CDS encoding NUDIX hydrolase — MNETEYFDVFTPDRIKIGKEARSVVHAKGLWHQTFHCWIWKRTPEGPYLLFQLRHKNKDVFPSLLDISCAGHLQAGEDVPDGVRELEEELGIAVAIDDLTYCGMVAQEHIVSPQLIDREFNHVFIYEYGRDLKDYRIQTEEISGLFWVRLSDFQRLLSGKTKFLSSDGLLIDEANGASSSLTKSWSLADFTPNTPQYYELLFVKLKELAKES; from the coding sequence ATGAACGAAACCGAATATTTTGACGTTTTTACGCCGGATCGGATCAAGATAGGCAAGGAAGCCCGCAGCGTTGTCCATGCCAAGGGATTGTGGCACCAGACGTTTCATTGCTGGATCTGGAAGCGGACCCCGGAAGGACCTTATCTGCTGTTTCAATTGCGCCACAAAAACAAAGACGTGTTTCCTTCGCTGCTGGATATTTCCTGCGCCGGACATTTGCAAGCAGGGGAGGACGTGCCGGACGGTGTGCGCGAACTGGAAGAGGAGCTTGGGATCGCGGTGGCGATTGACGATTTGACCTATTGCGGCATGGTGGCTCAGGAGCACATCGTATCGCCTCAGTTAATCGACCGGGAATTTAATCATGTGTTTATTTACGAGTATGGCCGCGATCTGAAAGACTACCGCATCCAAACGGAGGAGATTTCCGGGCTGTTTTGGGTGCGGCTTAGCGATTTTCAGCGATTGCTCAGCGGGAAAACTAAGTTTCTTTCCTCGGACGGTCTCCTCATAGACGAAGCGAACGGAGCGTCGAGCAGCTTGACGAAATCATGGTCCCTTGCCGACTTCACGCCCAATACGCCCCAATATTACGAACTGCTGTTTGTGAAGTTGAAGGAGCTTGCAAAGGAATCTTGA
- a CDS encoding dihydrodipicolinate synthase family protein, protein MNNTDAVKNACTWGLIPAVPVPRYYTGQIHAKAQEAYAQYLSEQPIAGAAVWAHTGRGLHLDRHERKQVLEVWKSALGEQKLLIAGVGAIPDNRLLGSMKIRQWERDSLGMAADAIHWGADALLVFPPAIFKGLPPGERDEAIVSYHCKLSRFGCPLVLFYLYDEAGGVSYSAEVLRELLALPRTLGIKVATLDSVMTLQDVSTLISSEFPEKLLITGEDRMFGYSLMRGARSALVGLGAAFPGIQRDLMRTFAEGNFETFLALSSRVDAYAERTFMQPMDKYILRMLWCLALSGVIPEEAAHDIAGYEMTRVEIETLRQVIADQALY, encoded by the coding sequence ATGAATAACACGGATGCCGTGAAAAACGCATGTACTTGGGGGTTGATCCCCGCCGTGCCCGTGCCCCGCTATTATACGGGACAAATCCACGCGAAAGCGCAGGAAGCCTACGCGCAGTATCTTTCGGAACAGCCGATCGCCGGCGCCGCCGTTTGGGCGCATACGGGCAGAGGGCTGCATTTGGATCGGCATGAGCGCAAGCAGGTGCTGGAGGTTTGGAAATCCGCGCTGGGCGAACAAAAACTGCTGATCGCCGGGGTGGGAGCGATTCCCGACAACCGGCTGCTGGGGAGCATGAAAATCCGCCAGTGGGAACGGGACAGCCTGGGCATGGCCGCCGATGCGATTCATTGGGGGGCCGACGCCCTGCTCGTGTTCCCGCCGGCGATTTTCAAGGGGCTGCCCCCCGGGGAACGGGATGAGGCGATCGTAAGCTATCATTGCAAGCTGTCCCGGTTCGGCTGCCCTTTGGTGCTTTTTTATTTGTATGACGAGGCCGGGGGCGTGTCGTATTCCGCAGAAGTGCTGCGGGAACTGCTCGCGCTGCCCCGGACGCTCGGCATCAAAGTGGCCACGCTCGACAGCGTCATGACGCTGCAGGACGTATCCACGCTGATTTCGTCCGAGTTCCCGGAGAAGCTGCTCATCACCGGAGAGGACCGGATGTTCGGTTACTCGCTGATGCGCGGGGCCCGCAGCGCCCTGGTCGGATTGGGCGCCGCGTTCCCGGGCATCCAGCGCGATCTGATGCGGACGTTCGCAGAGGGGAATTTCGAAACCTTTCTGGCGCTATCCTCGCGGGTTGACGCCTATGCCGAACGTACGTTTATGCAGCCGATGGACAAATACATTTTGCGGATGCTGTGGTGCCTGGCGTTGTCCGGCGTCATTCCGGAGGAAGCCGCCCATGATATCGCCGGATATGAAATGACCCGCGTGGAAATCGAAACGCTCCGGCAGGTTATTGCGGATCAGGCGTTGTACTGA
- a CDS encoding VanZ family protein: MRSVRGKAIIMLIGYSLLLIYWMLFGFGRVSHSTYMYNLKPFSTIGLYLRSYEFMSGIWLVNLIGNIGVFVPFGILLPLVFRGNQRRSWAVFIIGVFVLESLQLLLKRGSFDVDDFILNTLGFGLGLGVYKICEWMMSRGHKDRSKQRP, encoded by the coding sequence ATGAGATCCGTGCGCGGCAAGGCGATCATTATGCTCATCGGTTATTCGCTGCTATTAATCTACTGGATGCTTTTTGGATTCGGCAGAGTGTCCCATAGTACGTATATGTATAATCTCAAGCCCTTTTCGACGATTGGCCTGTATCTTCGTTCGTATGAATTTATGTCTGGAATCTGGCTGGTCAATTTGATTGGAAATATCGGCGTCTTCGTTCCGTTTGGCATCCTGCTGCCGCTCGTTTTTCGGGGCAACCAGAGAAGGTCATGGGCCGTTTTTATAATCGGCGTTTTTGTGTTGGAGTCGCTCCAGCTTCTATTAAAAAGAGGAAGCTTTGACGTAGACGATTTTATCTTAAATACGTTAGGTTTTGGGCTGGGATTAGGAGTATATAAAATCTGCGAATGGATGATGAGCCGTGGACATAAGGACAGATCAAAGCAAAGACCATAA
- a CDS encoding DUF1572 family protein — MDVNQIYLESVEKQFLYYKTLGEKAMAQLEPDQWFAAFNEDSNSIATIVKHLWGNMLSRWTDFLTSDGEKPWRNRDAEFENDILSQEELLQKWNEGWDCLLSAIRSVRPDQLTQIVYIRNEGHTVMEAINRQLAHYPYHVGQIIYAAKILKKTDWDSLSIPRNRSYQYNETKFSQDKVVKNFTDDELKRLK; from the coding sequence ATGGACGTGAATCAAATCTATCTGGAAAGCGTAGAGAAGCAATTTCTTTACTATAAAACGCTGGGAGAAAAAGCGATGGCTCAATTGGAACCGGACCAATGGTTCGCCGCTTTTAACGAGGATTCCAACAGCATTGCCACGATCGTAAAGCACCTGTGGGGAAACATGCTTTCGCGCTGGACCGATTTTCTTACGTCCGACGGGGAGAAACCTTGGCGCAACCGCGATGCCGAGTTTGAAAATGATATCCTAAGCCAAGAGGAACTGCTGCAAAAATGGAATGAAGGCTGGGATTGCTTGCTCAGCGCCATTCGTTCCGTCCGGCCGGATCAATTGACGCAAATTGTATATATCCGCAATGAAGGCCACACCGTTATGGAGGCGATCAACAGGCAGCTGGCGCACTACCCTTACCATGTCGGGCAGATCATATATGCCGCCAAGATTCTGAAGAAAACGGACTGGGACAGCTTGTCCATCCCAAGAAACCGCTCCTATCAATATAATGAGACAAAATTTTCGCAAGACAAGGTCGTCAAAAACTTTACCGACGATGAACTGAAGCGCTTGAAGTAA